The nucleotide sequence ACCCCTTAAATGAAgataaaagaaaggaaaagatctCAGGGACGAGGACCAACGGCTTCAATATGGGGTGAAGTGCAATGAATTGTTACTGGCATTTCACACAGACGTTTGCCGACAGGCTCCATAGAAAATATTTTAATAGAGGCAGTGCACCAAATCCCTTAGTACAAGTTTCAAGAAGACTGTGGACACTCTCAAACACTTCAGCTGAAGCAACGATACACAGCTTATAAGAGCCTGTTCGGATTGGCAACCGACCCATATGGCTGCGCGGAGTGAGGACCATACGAACGAGAACGAATTGGGAAAAAGCCATGGTACTTACAAACCGCAGTTTTCCGCTAAATCCGTTCACCATTCTTCCCCTTTGAAACTGAAATTCAATACGGCTTATAATGAGTCAAAGTTATGTATGCCACAGGAGCAGGGACTTGGATAGAAAGAACCCATGCCGTACAGGGGTCCCGTTTCCTAGACGTCGATTAGCCATCACTTTTGCATGAAATTCACAAGATTGAACTCGCTTCATACACTAACAAACAGTGCTTCGGTCGGATATACACTCTTCAATGCACCGAGGGTACCCGAGCTCTGTCAGGTCGCAGCAGATCGTTGAGTTCCAATTAAGATGAAAAACTTCAGTATTTGAAGAGCCATTGTATTGTCTACACAAAACTTGAGAGCATATATACCGTCCTCTACCTCTAGTGTCCGGCGTGGTCCTTCGGGGGGTGTAGACTATTGAGGGGAAACATGAATGAACATGCCTCAAATGAATAAATCGAGTAACAAGGACGCACCAATCTTTCTGTTTTTGATAACTGTCCACTTGAAGCGTTTCACGTATATACTAATTGCAAACAGAGTGTGAAGAGGATGACAGCCTTGAGACCGATCTTCTTTTTCGTCATGTTCAGGCTCAGCAGCCCAGTTCAAGAAGGTTACGACGTCCTTGGCCATTTGCGGGGTGGTTGCAGGAGTGCCTTAATGATATTTAGAGCGAGATGTGTTTGACGGAAGGAGTTTATCTGCTTACCATCCTCATATTCCACGAGACCGTCAAAAAGGAGACGGGCCATACCGATAGCACCACCAGGGAAGTACGGGTTGTAGTTCATGCCGTCACGGATTTCAACACCAGCAGGAGGGTCCATATATCCTGTCAGTAGGGAGAAGATGTAGTCCTAGAGAGCACTATGGCTCAATGAGTTTGAAGGTTGATTCAGGATTGACACTCACGCAACCGCCGTGACGCGCTTTTACGATCAGACTGAGGTCGGGTGGAAGGGCACCAGCATTTCCAGCTCGGGCAGCCTCTTCATTCGGGTACGGTGCAGGCATGTAGTCAGAGAGTTTTCCGGGACGCATGAACATTTCACCCTCATCGTTAGGTCCATCCTGATATTCAACTTCTTCTGCCATGGTACGCGCCTCATCCACAGTGTGCGAGACGCCGACTAGATTACGCCAGGCAATGCGGTCGAGGGAGTGACATGCAGCACAGACTTCACGATAGACTTGATATCCTCTTCGAATACtgcagaagagaaaaaataGAACGTTGATAAGAGCTGTAGTAACCGATGGAGACAGGTGCTACATACCTAGCGTGGTCAAAGGTATCGAAAAAGCCATCATGAGGCCAAGGGTAGTGAGTAGGATGAAGACCTTCGTCGCTGAGGTGGCTTGCGTGTGCTTCTCcgaggaaaggaagagaaccATAGAGGTGGGAGTACCATGCAATGGTGCCGGCGGTGAACAACGTTGCTCCTGCGAGAGTTATTCGAGAGCCCAAGAAGGCCTGCGGACGATTGTGAATTTATGAATTCGTTTCATCTCGAATTGAGTTACCTCGAAAGCATTTGAGGCAGACGAGCTCGACGATGCAAAACGAACCTGTTAGAATCGAGGTTACCAAAATACAAGGGGGAAAAAGCGCGTAAACTTACGGCTGTCGAACGAGAAGAGGAGAGAATTTGAGTCGAACGGGAGGAAGCCAAGGAGCCAGCCCGTTTAAGGGCTCCTGAGGACAACCTCGACAACATATTGGCCTTTTAAaacggaggaggagagggagCTTGTCACGCGTTGGCGGACGGAATCGGGAAAGGTTACCCTTCTTCAGCCAATCACAAGCATTTGATTCGCGCTAGAAACTTTACGTCACCACTTTTACCTACGATCCAGTTGCATATGTGCTTGATTCAAAGTTCATACCAGAATGAAATCACGATGATTGAAACGGTGAAACGACTGAAATTCACCGTTTCTAATATGAAAAACGTTGGAGCTCGGGCCAAGCTATGTAGATGATTTGGATGGTCACAAATACTTCTCAATTCGGTGTTTGCACTAGGTACTGTACTCTGAACAAGACTTCGGCCAGGTAAGTGGATCTCAAAATGAGGTTTCCTAATCACTATCTAACGAAGGAGTTGGTTTATGGTCCGATGGAGAACGAATTTGCGGTCAAATCAGCGACGAAAAACAGCTCCAGTCAAACTCAGCGGAATCTAAGATTGTCAGAGGGTAAAAGATGAGTATATGTAAGCCAGAAAAGGCCTCACCGATCGAGTGTCCGTCCACCGCCTCCTTTGTGTTTTGACACCAGAAAGTGAATCCCGCCGCTGCCATTGAGAACCCGATTCAGAAACCATACACCGACCAGGGACAGGTCACCTACACTCGAGTTCAAGGTATATGAAGAAAGCTGTGATTGGACCTGGGGAGGGCTCCGGGGAGTGTGCTGTCAGCAATGCCATATCTCATTCGGTATGTCGTACGTTGGTTTAATCTGAAGAGAATGGGTCTCATCAGTCGGCAGTAACAGATAGAAGCGATGAGATGGATCTGACGACGCTAAGAAGGAGATGCTATACACTGTGTCGACACGGGACGTCGGGGATGAGCTATTTAAAGCTATCAGCATATATAGAAACGTACGTTTGGTCAATGACAAATAAATCGCGGCCCAGATATCTGAATCGACAGTAAGTTGATGATGAAACCATGGAGGATAGCGTTCAACTCGCAATTGAATCTCATGAAGTAGAACTGCAcaaaggagagagagaagcaaGTTTAGTCGGTCATCGCCTACGCAAGCAACAACTACTGTAGCAACTCACGCACACCAACACAGCGATGGAAGCTGCGCTAAAAATGCATAACAATGAGTACGTATGCAGAGAGAGATGGTCGGAAGCAAACCTTGTTGCGAGGCCAGTTTCTAGAGAACAGAGTATGAGAGGATGTAAAGAAGAGAGGTGTGCACTTTCAAATTTACCTATCGTCCAAACCGAAAGACTCTTCACCAAGCTCGTGGTGCTAGAAGTCCGAATGAATACCAGAGTTTACGTGTTCCAAGTCGGGCATTGAGATCCACCAACCTCTCGAACATTTGAATGCTCCCAATCCCATCTAATGATCTTATCAAATACCAACACATACTTCCCGCTGCATAGACATCAACCAATGCCCCTACCCCAAGTGTAGCCGAGATCAGCCACCCAAAGTCCGTCTGAACTTTGAACGGATTCGGATCTGTTACCCCCAACCAAGATTCGTACGTGATCCAGAGGGTTCCAGAAACGTGAAAAAGCACGAGCGAGTAACCAATCAAGCTGAGAGTGAGGTTCGAGCTGAAGGTGTAACAGCGGAACACATAGAAGGTCTGGTGGACAGGATTAGACCCCAAAGATGTATTTTTTTATGTCTGTTTGCACTCGCCTGAACAAGAGTGATGACAAACGCGCCGAAGGCCATAGCGATGCTGAAAGAGTAGCAGTTGCCTGGTTTGACACTGTATCCTGCTGTGGTCACCGTAAAATAGTAGACGGTTCCCATGCACGCTATGGTATGCCCGAATTCGAGAGTGCTGAAGAAAACTATCATGACGGTGCGAAGTTGTAGCACTAACAGGATGCTGACTTACAGTAAAAGCACGACCTGAGTACGAGTTCAATAAGTGAAAAATCGAAGGGGTTGGGTGCTCTCACCAACACTTGAAACATAGTTCCGTCACGCTTCCGTTGTCGCCAGTATGTCCGGCCTTGAGTCATAAGCACCCCGAAGAGGAATGTACTGACAAATATCCCAATCTCGAGGGCACCCAAGAGCAAATTTGGATCTGTTTCTGCTTCGACCACTGATGTCCCAGGTTCCGTTTGTTTTGAAGGTGAAAGCGAAGGAGCCATCGGAGAAGACCACAGGAGAATGATTGATATTTGTTGAAAGGAGAAACAAAACGACACAATAGATATCCAGGAAGTGGCAAGAACCGGCAAGCCTCaaaggaaaaaaagaaaagaatccTGGAGCTGGAATTATAAAGCCCATTCCTAGCACTATTTCCAGAGTTGATAAGACCCATTTTTTTGGCTTTGAATGCTATGTCGAAGATCATCACCATCGCCATACCTACGAACAGCAGTAATGCGGAATCGTGGGCGAGTTGATTTATTGGATCTTTTGATTTTCGAACAGCCAAGAATACAGACCTGCCTCTGTTCAGCAATCGACATTGAATGATCGCGCGGAGGCAAAGCGTAGTGATAGGTGTGAATCAGAACCCACATCAAATTCGTATGCGACAGGGTACGATCATTGAGTATTTTGTAAGATAGGCATCTCGCTACTGTGGTGAGAAGCGGGGCCGTAATTAGTCTTCGCAGTTTAACAACTTGGATAACGTGACCTTATTACTTAAGCATCCTTCATGCTTACAAGTGTCCTCATTCTTGAACCTCGCTCGATACAATGTCTTCAGAGTCTTGGCCGCCTCAACTCAAGTAACCTGCTGTTTCTTTCTCCCATTAATTAACTCTAATCATTGAGCAGAGATTGGGTTGCGAAATGTTTGGGCCAAATGACTGACAGTAATAGGCAGGAAGCACAGAATGAGTTGCGACAGGTAATCAGTGAAGCTTACAATGCACACACATTGTGGACGACGGATTGGAATGGCGTTCAGTTACAAAGGTTCTTTATCTCTGCTatttctctcctttcttgtTGATATTTCAGCCCTCATCAGTCTTCTCACAAAACTCCCTTCTGTGAATCTCAAGCGCAAGTTGTGCGTGTCGCCATTGATTTCTCCAATGACGTTTATAACTTGCGATGTAGACATGATAGTCCTCAATCAAATAAGAAGGCAAAGAAATCAACTGTGAAACAGGTCACCTCCGGTACTGCAGCTCTCGACCTGAACGATCAAGTCGCCCTCAATCGAAGAGCGGAGCGGTTTCAACGAGAACATGAAATTGAAAGGCAACGGAATGTTCGCACCAATGGCCACTATCAGTCTTCACTCAAAGTGAATCATCACCACGCCCATCTCTTGAACTCTTCTCGTTCAAGCTCACCGTTTGGTGGTCTTGATGAACCGGAGGCAGATCCAGTGCGTTCCCTGTGTTATGCCATTTTTTGTATCTCTCAGTCACTCGCAGAATGTCATAGACTGGGATCGGTTTACCATAGTGGAACTTCCAAAGAGATCTTCAAGGATTACCTGCGTATAACAACGGTCAGTTCACCCCCAGTATTATGTCTGTGCGATGGCTCATTTTTCCATAGGAACCGAAACCCGAACAAATACGTCCGTATCTCGTTTTACAGGAAACTCTTATACAACTGAAGAAGCGATGGAGAGAGAAATGTTCTTATTCGTGGATATGCAATCAGTTGAAAAGTTTGCGCCAGGATCTCACCGTTAGTCGGCCCTAAAATGTGTGAAATGGTCGCTTATACTCACACCATCCCAGGTGCAACGAATAAAAAACGAATTCACGGTTCAAGTCTATGAAATCCATGCAAGGATGGCCTTGGAGAGTGTATGTTCCTTACAGATTGAGATTGCTAGCTGTGGTACTTAATTGACCCATGACTCAGAACGATATGGTTGAATATAACCAGTGTCAAGCTACCCTCAAAACCCTGTATGAACTCGGAATACCGGGCAAAGTGGAGGAATTCACAGCTTACCGAATTCTCATGTTATTGCATGGACGCAACAGAAGTGGTCAGCCGGTCCCTTACCTTTCTGTCAAATCGGCCGTTTCGCTGACTGGCTATTTTTGTAAGAATTAAATCTCTACGTAGGTCAACTAACACCCAAACAGAAGACGGATACTGCCGTAAAACATGCACTTAGCGTGCAACGCTCGCTTTCCATGGGCAACTACCATTCTCTATTTATGTTATACATGACCGCTCCTAACATGGGGGCATACATTATGGACCATTTTATTGATCGGGAACGTACGAAGGCGCTCATGGTCATAGTTAAAGCGTACGTGGCTTCGTCGCTTGATTGGGGAAGGGACAGGAAATTTGACCGTGAGACGATCAGTTACAGGACGATAGGCCTCACTTTCATTCAAAACGAACTGGCCTTCGACGACCTAGATGCGACACGCAAGTTTCTGGAAGAACATAAAGCACCGTTCTACACGAATCCGACAGCCCGCGACTCGGAAAAAGTATTCGACTGTAAACCTGCGATGACTGCCCTGGCTCAGGTGTATGAAGAGAAATATCGTCGGATTGGAA is from Marasmius oreades isolate 03SP1 unplaced genomic scaffold unpl_scf_14, whole genome shotgun sequence and encodes:
- a CDS encoding uncharacterized protein (BUSCO:EOG092625AX): MHTHCGRRIGMAFSYKGSLSLLFLSFLVDISALISLLTKLPSVNLKRKLHDSPQSNKKAKKSTVKQVTSGTAALDLNDQVALNRRAERFQREHEIERQRNVRTNGHYQSSLKVNHHHAHLLNSSRSSSPFGGLDEPEADPVRSLCYAIFCISQSLAECHRLGSVYHSGTSKEIFKDYLRITTEPKPEQIRPYLVLQETLIQLKKRWREKCSYSWICNQLKSLRQDLTVQRIKNEFTVQVYEIHARMALESNDMVEYNQCQATLKTLYELGIPGKVEEFTAYRILMLLHGRNRSELNLYVGQLTPKQKTDTAVKHALSVQRSLSMGNYHSLFMLYMTAPNMGAYIMDHFIDRERTKALMVIVKAYRTIGLTFIQNELAFDDLDATRKFLEEHKAPFYTNPTARDSEKVFDCKPAMTALAQVYEEKYRRIGIKGAI